The genomic region CCGAGCGAACCCGCGCGGTTCGAGGGAAAGATGATCTCGAGTCCGTCGCGACGGATGGTGGGCCCTCCGTCGTTCGCAGGGCTGCTCAGTTCCGCCACGAGTACTGCCGGACCAAAGGTTTCGTCCGGCTGAAGCTCACTGGCGTAGATGTCACTCCCGCCCAAGCCCCCCGGACGGTTGGAGGTAAAGTACAGGGTGGTGATCCCTGTGGTCTCGTCCTCGAAGATCCAAGCTTGCTGCTCAAGCGCAGCAGTGTTGACGCCACTTCCGAGATTCTGCGGGGGCTGCCAGCCGAAGTCGTCGCGCTTGTTGTGTCGCCGCGAGACGTAGAGGTCGGCTGCGCCCGCGCCGCCCGGGCGACCGCTCTGGAAATACAAGCGATGGCCATCAGGAGAGAGCATGGGAGATGCCTCTCCGCTCTGGGTGTTGATGATCGGCCCTAGATTCTGCGGCGGTCCCCAGGGCGCATCCACGCTGGGACGCTGCGAAACATAGATATCCGCCGCTCCGAAACCGCCGGGGCCGTTGGAATGAAAGTAGAGGCTCAGTCCGTCTTTGGAAATGCACGCGCCCTGCTCAAAATACAGCGTCGTATTGATGACCGGACCGAGATTGACTGGCGTCGACCACGGGCCGAACTCCTGCGCCCCCACCGGAGCCGATGCGAGCAGGCTCACGGTCAGCAGGGCCCAGGCGAAAAAGGTTGCGTGTTTCATCAGATCTTCCTCCTTGGTGGCTATTAGGGAGCCCGCGTACCTGAAGATGAAATTCGCCGCAGTCTCTGCTGAAGATCGCCACGGCACAAGTCATGAGTCGCTCCTCCGCATCTCCCGGGCTAACTTGCTGAAAGGGTTTGGTCCTCGGCTCGCCGGGTGCTAGACTCCGGGCGAAAACCCCTCCCCGGCCGTCAAGGCAGAGCTTCCACTTGAAGCTGCCGGCACCAGTCCGTCTACTGCTACGCTTCGGAGCGTATGAGCTCGACCCACAGGCCGGCGAACTCTACAAGCACGGCACCCGGATGCGCCTGCAAGATCAGCCACTGAAGGTCCTCCTTTTGCTCGTGGAGCGGCGCGGTCTACTGGTTCCGCGGGAGGACTTCCATGAGCTGCTCTGGCCAGAGGCGACCGCCGGCGACTTCGATCATGGCCTGAACAATGCCGTGAACCGGTTGCGCGAGGTCTTGTGCGACTCCGCCGAGGCGCCGCGTTTCATTGAGACCGTCCCCAAGCGCGGGTACCGCTTCATCGCTGCGGTCGAGATACCGACACCGGAGCCGCTGCCCATGGCTGCGGCTCCGGTCGTTGTCGCACGTCAGGTGCTCGCAGGCGGCCCACCGGAAGCATCGGAGCCGCGGCCGTGGCCGGCGAGCGCGACGCTGCTGATGGTGCTGGCGCTCTCGATCGGTACCGGCGTATTGGCTTTCCGGGGCTGGCGGGGCTCGCCTTCGGCAAGCCCGGCGCCGGTTCGGGCCATTGCCATCCTGCCGTTCGAGAACCTCACCGGCGACGCGACGCAGGAATACCTCGCCGATGGAATGACGGACGAGCTCACGACGGAACTGGCGCGGATCAGGTCCCTGCGCGTGATCTCGCGCACTTCCGCCATGCAGTACAAGAAACAACGAAAGCCACTCCCGGAGATCGCTCGCGAGTTGAAGGTGGATGCGGTGGTCGAAGGCTCCCTGATGCGGTCCGGCAGCCGCATCCGTGTCACTACGCAGTTGATCGACGCCACAACCGACCAGCATCTCTGGGCACAGAGTTACGAGCGCAACCTGGACGAGATCGTGCCGCTGGAAGCTGAGATCGCGCGCTCCATCGCCGGCGAGATCCGGGCCAAAGTGACGCCGGAGGAGCGCACCCGCCTGGCCGAGATCCGTCCTGTGGATCCGGCGGCGTATCAGCTTTACCTCCAGGGGCGTTTCTTCCTGGCGCAACGCACCGAGCAGAGCGTGAACAAAGCGGTGAGCTACTTCCAGCAGGCGATCCGCAAGGACCCCGGGTACGGCCCCGCTCACGCGCACTTGGCCGAAGCCTATGCCTTGTACGACTCGGGTACATTCCGGGCTCGACGTCCGCGCGAAGTCCTGGCCTTAGCGCGCGCCTCCGCCCTGAAGGCCCTCGAACTGGATCCCAATCTGCCGGAAGCCTATACGGTGCTGGCGGCGACCTCGGCGGAGTATGCCTGGGACCTGACCACTGCCGAGCGCTATTTCCGCCAGGCGATCGCTGTCGGACCAGGAAATGCCACCGCGCACTACTGGTACGCTCGATTCCTCTCAGGTCGGGGACGGCAGGCCGAGGCATTCGTGGAGATCGAGCGCGCGCGCTCGCTCGATCCGCTGTCGCTGACCATCAACAATGACCTGGTTGGGATCTATTTCAGCCTGGGCCGTGCCGACCAAGCCTGGGCACAACTGAACAAGACCTTGGAGATGGATCCGAATTACCCGCGGACGCATATCAGCCTCGGGATGGCCTACGAGGCCCAGGGTCACAATGACGCCGCCGTCCTCGAGTACCAGAAAGCGCGGGCCTTGGGCGGCGAGAACTGGCCTGAGCTGCGGGAACCGCTGCAGCGCGCATACGAGGCAGGCGGCGTCGACGGGTACTACCGTACACAGTACCGGCTCTTGAGGGAGATGTCCCGCACGCGCTACGTCTCTCCTGTCTACCTGGGATTGCTCGCCGACAGGTTCGGCGACAAGGAACAGGCCCTCGCTTGGTGGGAGAAAGCCTTCCAAGAACGCGAACCTGGCTTGATCGCGCTCAAGGACGGCGGCGGATGTCCCGGTACCCTGCAGGCGGACGCGCGCTGCCAGGATTTAGTAGGCAGGATACGCGTAGCAGTGAAATAGACGTGTCTCGCTAGCGTGCCTGCAGCGTCAGTCGTCCTGCATCTCGCTCTCGCGATCATTGCTCGAATCCTTGTCGCGCTCGGTGAGCGCTCGCAGTGCGTCAGTCGACAATAAAAAAGCCCCTCGGTGACGACCGAGGGGCGAAGCAAGGAGAGGAGATGGAGACTAGTTCTGTTCTGCGATCAGCTCCCGCATGCGGAGCCGCGCCTGGTGAAGGCCCTGCAGCACTTCATCGGCGCTCACACCCAGCAGCCGGGAGATCTTGGTCTGGTCGTACCCTTCCACGTCGTGCAGCAGGAAGAGCAGGCGCTCGGTCGCCGGCAGCTCGACCACGGCGCACTCCAGGTGGACGCGCTTCACGTTGCGGCGCACGTTGACGACCGCGGTGGCCGGCGCGCACGCGAGCGTCAGCTCGCCCACCGGCATCAGCTCGCGGACTTCGGCGAGCAGCGCGCGGTCGATCATCTCGGCCGTCGGCTCGCTGGCCGCGGCGAAGGCGCGCACGAAAGTGTTCTGTGCCACCGTCTCGGCGGCGAGTTCGTTGTTCGTCATCCAGAAGGCCAGCGAGTACACGCGATGCCGGTTGGCTTCGTAGATCCGCTCCCGGTCAGCGCTCGCGATCGCCGCGACGCCGGGGAGGTACAGGACTTTGGAGCTGCTCGCCATGGTTCCTCTTTCTGACCCGAGGGTCTGTCGCTTCTCTGTCCGGTTCTGCGTCCGGTCTTACTGCCTGGCGCGGCCGAAAACGTACAAGGGGAGAGACGGGCCGCGCGTCCAACGGCCTAGTAGAGAGCAATCAGTCTGCCCAAGCCCCGAGGATTTCCACATTCCACTGACTTGGGTACTAACCCATTGGGAAACAGCAAGTTCCGGAAGTTTTTACACTAGCTCGAGCAGGCTAAGGCGGGGAGCAGCAGGAACTCCGGATGCCGGAGAGTGGCACCAAAGTACACACTTTTGTCCGGGGTGTGAGTAATTCTTGCGACGGTCTGAGGACGCCGCCGACACAGGTTTGGACGGCTTGACCTACGAGCCTGTTGCCACGGCCTTCGACTTTTTCAGCAGCCGCCGCGTGATCGCGATGAGGTCGTCGACCTCGAAGGGCTTCACGATGCAGGGGATCTTCTTGTCCTCGATGAAGCGCCGGATGTCGGTGTCGCCGAAGTTGGAGATGGCAAACAGGATGGACCGCTCCAGGCCGGGGCGGTTCTCGGCGACCCACTGGTAGACGTCCATGCCGGTCCAGCCGCCGGGCATCTTGCCGTCGATGATCATGGCGTCGAAGGTCTCGGACTGGAGCAGCGCGACGGCTTCCTCGCCGCTCATGCGCGTGACGACTTCCAGCCCGGCGCCGCGCAGCACCTCGGCCTCGAAGTCGAGGACTGCTTCCTCGTCGTCGACCACCAGGACGCGGCCGGCGAGCGCGGGCTGCTTGCGCAGGGCGCGGCTGCGCGGCTCCTCGTCCGGCGCGCTGGCCGCCGCCGGCAGGCGCACCGTGACGACCGCGCCGCGCTCGTGGTGGTTGTGCGCGGTGATCTCGCCCTGGTGCTCCTTCATGATGCCGTAGCAGATGCTCAGTCCGAGCCCGGTCCCCTTGCCCACGCCCTTGGTGGTGTAGAACGGGTCGAAGATGCGCTTGGAATCGCGGATGCCGGGGCCGGTGTCGCGGAACTCGGCCGCGACGTAGCCGTTGCGCGCGTGCACGCGGACGTGCAGCGCGCCGCCGCGCGCGACCTCCAGCATCGCGTCGACCGCGTTGTTGATGACGTTGAGGAACACCTGCTCGATCTGGTGCGGGTCGGCGGTGACGGCGGGCAGCGGCGACTCGAACTCGCGCTCCACCGAGATGTTGTTCAGTTTCAGGTCGTAGTCGCGCAGCGCCAGCGTCTCCTCCAGCACGCGGCGCAGGTCCACCGACTGCTTCTGCGGCTTGCGCTGGCGCGAGAACGAGAGCAGGTTCTGCACGATCTTGTGCGTGCGCTGCGCCTGCCGGTAGAGCTTGCTGACGAAGTCGCGCGAGCGCTCGTCGAGCTCCTCGTTCTCGAGCAGCTGTGCGTAACCCAGGATGGCGGTCAGCGGGTTGTTCAGCTCGTGCGCCACGCCGGAGATGAGCTGCCCGATGGCGCTCATCTTCTCGCTCTGCAGCAGCTGCTCCTGCGTGCGCGTCAGGTCCTCGTAGGCGCGCCGCGTCTCCTCGTACAGCCGCACCTTCTCGATGGTGTTGGCGAGCTGCCTCCCGATGGCGACCAGCAAGGTCTCCTCGCTGGGCGTGAACTCGCGCGCATCGCGGCTCGAGATGCCGAGCGTCCCCACGATCTTGTCGTTGGCCCACAGCACCAGCCAGAGCCAGCTTTGCAGGCGCTCGGCGCGGACGAAGTCGGCGATCACGCCCGGCAGGTGCGGCAGGTGCTGGTGCGTGATCACCTGCGCCCGCGAGGCCTTCACCGTCTCGTAGAACTCCAGCGGGATCTGGAACTCCTGCAGCCCGCGGCCGGTGTCGGAGTCGTAGCCGAAGCCCGCCACGCGGCGCAGCGTGAGCGTGTCTTCATCGAACAGGTTGATGGTGCCGGTGTCCACGCCGAACAGCTGCGTCACCTGGCCGAGCGCGTGCTCCAGGATGTGCTCCAGGTCGAAGGACTGGTTGGCGACGCTGGCGATGGCGTTGAGGGCCTTCAGCTCGCGGTTGCGCTGCTTGATCTCCGATTCGGCGCGCTTCTTCTCGGTGATGTCGAGCAGGAAGCCCTGGTAGCGCTCGATCTTGCCCTGGGCATCGCGCAGCGCGAAGCTGGATTCGCGGACCTTGATGATGGAGCCGTCCTTGCGGCGCAGGTCGAACTCGAAGTCGCGCAGCGCGCCGTGCTCGGCGATGGCCGCGCGGAAGCGCTCGCGGTCGCCGGGCGAGGCGTAGAGGTCGTGCGCGATGTCGACCGAGAGCAGCTCTTCGCGCGAGCTGTAGCCCAGCAGGCGCACGAAGCCGTCGTTGCAGTCGAGCAGCCGGCCTTCCGGGGTCGAGACGAACACGCCCTCCTGCACGCGCTCGAAGAACAGGCGGTAGCGCTCTTCCACCGCGCGCCGCTCGGTGGTGTCCTTGATGGTGTGGATGGTCGAGGTCGCGCCGCTCTCCTCGTGATACTGCGTGGTCGTGACCAGCGAGTAGCCGGGGAAGCAGGGGTCGAGCGACTCGTGCAGGCTGTCGCCGTGGGCGCAGTAGGGGCAGCCTTCCCAATCCTTGCCCGCGCCCGGGAACACGACTTCGCAATTCGCGCCGACGACCTCGCGGTACTCCTTGCCGAGCTTCCGCAGCAGCGGGCGATTCAGCTTGATGATGTTGGAGTGGTCGTCGTGCACCAGGACGGCGTCTTCGATGGCGTCGAAGGTGCGGATCCACTGCCGCTGCGAGTGCGCGATCTGCTCGAACAGCCGCAGGTTCTCGAACGCGACGCCGAGCTGGTTGGCGGTCGCGCTGAGGAACTGGGTCTCGTCCGGGCGATAGCTGCGGTGGTCGCTGGAGGCCAGGGCGATCGTCCCGATCACCCCGTTCTTGCCCTGCACCGGAATGACCATCACGTGGTCGAACCCATCGCGGATCATCCGCTGCATGGTCTCGGGG from Terriglobales bacterium harbors:
- a CDS encoding tetratricopeptide repeat protein, which produces MKLPAPVRLLLRFGAYELDPQAGELYKHGTRMRLQDQPLKVLLLLVERRGLLVPREDFHELLWPEATAGDFDHGLNNAVNRLREVLCDSAEAPRFIETVPKRGYRFIAAVEIPTPEPLPMAAAPVVVARQVLAGGPPEASEPRPWPASATLLMVLALSIGTGVLAFRGWRGSPSASPAPVRAIAILPFENLTGDATQEYLADGMTDELTTELARIRSLRVISRTSAMQYKKQRKPLPEIARELKVDAVVEGSLMRSGSRIRVTTQLIDATTDQHLWAQSYERNLDEIVPLEAEIARSIAGEIRAKVTPEERTRLAEIRPVDPAAYQLYLQGRFFLAQRTEQSVNKAVSYFQQAIRKDPGYGPAHAHLAEAYALYDSGTFRARRPREVLALARASALKALELDPNLPEAYTVLAATSAEYAWDLTTAERYFRQAIAVGPGNATAHYWYARFLSGRGRQAEAFVEIERARSLDPLSLTINNDLVGIYFSLGRADQAWAQLNKTLEMDPNYPRTHISLGMAYEAQGHNDAAVLEYQKARALGGENWPELREPLQRAYEAGGVDGYYRTQYRLLREMSRTRYVSPVYLGLLADRFGDKEQALAWWEKAFQEREPGLIALKDGGGCPGTLQADARCQDLVGRIRVAVK
- a CDS encoding sigma-70 family RNA polymerase sigma factor, with translation MASSSKVLYLPGVAAIASADRERIYEANRHRVYSLAFWMTNNELAAETVAQNTFVRAFAAASEPTAEMIDRALLAEVRELMPVGELTLACAPATAVVNVRRNVKRVHLECAVVELPATERLLFLLHDVEGYDQTKISRLLGVSADEVLQGLHQARLRMRELIAEQN
- a CDS encoding PAS domain S-box protein, with the protein product MDLLRLDTAAVVQASAVLILLAGGLLVYRTFREKYLLAWLLGWLALLLHKVSGLAAGQFGPPRLWSVLSPLFFTAAILLMAAAILFYTNRMRWLLPLAIVGLVALDLAVVRTLWFPQSAWLEFVIEGLFTGIKAAAAVQMALFSRGRRAVGPWLLTFTFLFVHMHEGASGHLALDIAIELLLALSMAVVVLDDAQTRARRLAVVNEITHAIAEAQDFRPMMEVALRELRGLMEARAAWFRLLEGGKLVLAASIGEGATVGDARREIPVENTFSGLVMRERAPGVIRVTHTDPETMQRMIRDGFDHVMVIPVQGKNGVIGTIALASSDHRSYRPDETQFLSATANQLGVAFENLRLFEQIAHSQRQWIRTFDAIEDAVLVHDDHSNIIKLNRPLLRKLGKEYREVVGANCEVVFPGAGKDWEGCPYCAHGDSLHESLDPCFPGYSLVTTTQYHEESGATSTIHTIKDTTERRAVEERYRLFFERVQEGVFVSTPEGRLLDCNDGFVRLLGYSSREELLSVDIAHDLYASPGDRERFRAAIAEHGALRDFEFDLRRKDGSIIKVRESSFALRDAQGKIERYQGFLLDITEKKRAESEIKQRNRELKALNAIASVANQSFDLEHILEHALGQVTQLFGVDTGTINLFDEDTLTLRRVAGFGYDSDTGRGLQEFQIPLEFYETVKASRAQVITHQHLPHLPGVIADFVRAERLQSWLWLVLWANDKIVGTLGISSRDAREFTPSEETLLVAIGRQLANTIEKVRLYEETRRAYEDLTRTQEQLLQSEKMSAIGQLISGVAHELNNPLTAILGYAQLLENEELDERSRDFVSKLYRQAQRTHKIVQNLLSFSRQRKPQKQSVDLRRVLEETLALRDYDLKLNNISVEREFESPLPAVTADPHQIEQVFLNVINNAVDAMLEVARGGALHVRVHARNGYVAAEFRDTGPGIRDSKRIFDPFYTTKGVGKGTGLGLSICYGIMKEHQGEITAHNHHERGAVVTVRLPAAASAPDEEPRSRALRKQPALAGRVLVVDDEEAVLDFEAEVLRGAGLEVVTRMSGEEAVALLQSETFDAMIIDGKMPGGWTGMDVYQWVAENRPGLERSILFAISNFGDTDIRRFIEDKKIPCIVKPFEVDDLIAITRRLLKKSKAVATGS